The following proteins come from a genomic window of Candidatus Eisenbacteria bacterium:
- a CDS encoding redox-sensing transcriptional repressor Rex gives MDPRIPTSTIRRLSGYYRVLEELEAEGERTISSQGLAHQSGVTSAQVRKDLSYFGNFGKRGLGYSVPRLRREIRLILGLNRRWKVALVGAGNIGSALYSYKEFRRQGFDIVGVYDVSAERVGQRWRDLTIGHVDELEADAERLGMEIGVIAVPARAAQAVADRLVAAGMRGILNFAHRRIQLPANVALRSVNLSIELESLAFAIKVLHAKPSTARAKKGATALRVKDVTGREAS, from the coding sequence ATGGATCCCCGCATTCCGACGTCCACCATCCGGCGTCTCTCCGGCTATTACCGCGTCCTGGAGGAGCTGGAGGCCGAGGGGGAGAGGACCATCTCCTCCCAGGGTCTCGCCCACCAGAGCGGCGTCACGTCCGCCCAGGTCCGGAAGGACCTCTCCTACTTCGGCAACTTCGGAAAGCGCGGGCTCGGCTACTCGGTGCCCCGGCTGCGGCGCGAGATCCGGCTCATCCTGGGGTTGAATCGCCGCTGGAAGGTGGCGCTCGTCGGCGCCGGGAACATCGGATCCGCTCTGTATTCCTACAAGGAGTTCCGCCGGCAGGGGTTCGACATCGTCGGCGTGTACGACGTGAGCGCCGAGCGCGTGGGGCAGCGGTGGCGTGACCTCACCATCGGGCACGTCGACGAGCTCGAGGCGGATGCGGAGCGGCTCGGAATGGAGATCGGCGTGATCGCGGTGCCCGCGCGCGCGGCGCAGGCGGTCGCGGACCGGCTGGTCGCGGCGGGCATGCGCGGGATCCTGAATTTCGCGCACCGCCGGATCCAGCTGCCGGCCAACGTCGCGCTCCGGTCCGTGAACCTCTCGATCGAGCTGGAGAGCCTGGCGTTCGCGATCAAGGTGCTGCACGCGAAACCGTCCACGGCTCGCGCCAAGAAAGGCGCGACCGCGCTCCGCGTGAAGGACGTGACCGGGCGCGAG